A window of Exiguobacterium sp. FSL W8-0210 contains these coding sequences:
- a CDS encoding sulfite exporter TauE/SafE family protein → MDLAFYYFLILGFFIGIISGFFGIGGGIILTPLLLILGYAPSVAIATSLMLTLGSTVSGTISHLRLKNVVWRDSLVVGGVGIIGSTIATPLVLRLEEVNGAHLVISIVYIGLLLYFANKFLRPKATTGEQTGWKNRYLALAFTGLFAGFISSLLGVSGGFIITPLLVGIVGYELKRAVGTSIASALLIVLSGLVNYTVASTNIDILVGIMLIVGALLGAPIGAKQLTHFESPFVKKYLGIFYLTVAVSVLLEVIGWNVASLSVLVALSLIFLLTLLIYSRRRTNG, encoded by the coding sequence ATGGATCTCGCTTTTTATTATTTCTTAATCCTCGGATTTTTCATTGGAATCATCTCCGGCTTTTTCGGAATCGGTGGCGGTATCATCTTGACGCCTCTACTACTCATTTTAGGATATGCTCCAAGCGTTGCGATCGCGACCAGTCTCATGTTGACTCTCGGATCAACGGTTTCAGGTACGATTTCTCACTTACGCCTTAAAAATGTCGTCTGGCGCGATAGTCTTGTCGTCGGGGGCGTTGGAATCATCGGTTCGACGATCGCGACACCACTCGTCCTTCGTTTAGAGGAAGTCAACGGTGCCCATCTCGTCATCTCAATCGTTTATATCGGACTCTTACTCTACTTCGCGAATAAGTTCTTACGTCCGAAAGCAACGACCGGTGAACAGACTGGTTGGAAAAATCGATATCTTGCCCTTGCCTTCACTGGTCTGTTCGCTGGATTCATCTCTTCGCTCCTCGGTGTCAGCGGTGGATTCATCATCACACCGTTACTCGTCGGGATCGTTGGCTATGAGTTGAAACGTGCGGTCGGAACGAGTATTGCTTCCGCGTTACTGATCGTTCTATCGGGACTCGTCAACTATACGGTCGCGAGTACGAATATCGATATCCTCGTCGGTATCATGCTAATCGTCGGCGCCTTGCTCGGAGCACCGATTGGCGCGAAGCAGTTGACGCATTTCGAAAGTCCGTTCGTCAAAAAGTACCTCGGTATCTTCTATTTGACGGTTGCGGTCAGTGTGTTACTCGAGGTCATCGGCTGGAACGTCGCTTCACTCTCCGTTCTCGTTGCGCTTAGTTTGATTTTCTTACTGACACTCCTCATCTACAGCCGTCGTCGAACGAATGGATGA
- a CDS encoding alanine/glycine:cation symporter family protein, translated as MEVLRLISAWVWGIPSMMLLVGTGVYFTIRLRGLQFRRLKQAFQLSVQKSGQGEGEISSFQMLMTSLAATIGNGNIAGIAVALTMGGPGAVFWMWVIGLIGMATKYAESLLAILFRSRNERGEAVSGPMYYIEKGLGPKFKFLAILFAVFGLIASFGVGNTVQANAMATVLEQSFRVPLLLFGILLAIAVYVSIRGGLERVSAISTIFVPIMSLLYIGAACVLLILKADQILPAFGLIFEYAFQPLAPAGAFTGVSIMMAMQVGVARGIFTNEAGLGTAALIAGSAKSERPVEQGLISMTSTFIVTLIVCTMTALVLLTTGFWDPSGGLHSGMMHDANLSGAALTATAFASVLGSFGEWTVAFSVFFFGYSTIIGWYVYGEKCLEYLSGTTRFNEGYRVFFALAACYGAVAQLEPLWLVADIANGLMMIPNLIGMLFLSHLVIEQTRDYERAGHKRVA; from the coding sequence ATGGAAGTATTACGTCTGATATCGGCTTGGGTCTGGGGGATTCCGAGTATGATGTTGTTGGTAGGAACAGGAGTGTACTTTACGATCCGTTTACGTGGTCTTCAGTTTCGGCGTTTAAAACAAGCGTTTCAATTATCTGTTCAAAAATCAGGGCAAGGTGAAGGTGAAATCAGTAGCTTTCAGATGTTGATGACGTCCCTCGCGGCGACAATCGGAAACGGAAACATCGCAGGGATCGCAGTCGCCTTGACGATGGGCGGACCGGGCGCAGTCTTTTGGATGTGGGTCATCGGTTTAATTGGAATGGCGACGAAATATGCAGAAAGCCTCCTTGCCATTCTCTTTAGAAGTCGAAACGAACGCGGCGAAGCCGTCAGTGGACCGATGTATTATATCGAGAAGGGACTAGGACCTAAATTTAAATTCCTCGCCATTCTGTTTGCGGTATTTGGTTTGATCGCATCATTTGGTGTTGGGAATACGGTGCAAGCGAATGCGATGGCAACGGTACTTGAGCAATCGTTCCGTGTGCCGCTGCTATTGTTCGGCATTCTGCTCGCGATTGCGGTCTATGTATCGATTCGTGGTGGACTTGAACGCGTCAGTGCGATCTCGACGATCTTTGTTCCGATCATGAGCTTACTTTATATCGGTGCCGCTTGTGTCCTTTTAATATTGAAGGCGGATCAGATTCTACCAGCCTTTGGTTTAATCTTTGAGTACGCCTTCCAGCCGCTTGCGCCAGCGGGAGCCTTCACCGGTGTATCGATCATGATGGCGATGCAAGTCGGTGTAGCACGAGGCATTTTCACGAACGAAGCAGGACTCGGGACAGCAGCCTTGATTGCAGGATCTGCGAAAAGTGAACGTCCGGTCGAGCAAGGATTGATCTCGATGACGAGTACTTTCATCGTAACCTTGATCGTCTGTACGATGACGGCACTCGTCCTTCTGACGACAGGTTTTTGGGATCCGTCAGGTGGGCTACATTCAGGTATGATGCATGATGCGAATCTTTCCGGGGCAGCACTGACAGCAACCGCCTTTGCGAGTGTTCTAGGATCATTTGGAGAATGGACGGTCGCTTTCTCCGTCTTCTTCTTCGGTTATTCAACGATCATTGGTTGGTATGTCTATGGAGAGAAGTGCTTGGAGTACTTGAGCGGTACGACACGCTTCAACGAAGGATACCGCGTGTTCTTTGCGCTCGCAGCCTGTTATGGTGCGGTCGCGCAATTAGAACCGTTGTGGCTGGTCGCAGATATTGCAAATGGATTAATGATGATTCCGAACTTGATTGGAATGTTGTTCTTGTCGCACTTAGTCATTGAACAAACGAGAGACTATGAACGAGCTGGTCACAAACGAGTGGCTTAA
- a CDS encoding PucR family transcriptional regulator → MLEASYHSLDDLAEAIGIALNAPITIEDRNHRLLAYSTHTADTDPARVATIIGRRVPESVIDQLWKDEVIQSLATQDDPLIISARTDVGLNDRVAIAIKQDSEILGYIWSIARSTPFTPSELADLKKGALLAQRQLLAIDMQKKRKEEQTEQFFFELLHEELSESEILKMFSKLHVAPPGISRLTVIRFSEAITPRLADRLRYLLTIQQTVRPLLYAYDETDFILWISTNDRDAEQERLQFDAFIQSFRQLLAERFDYTDFVAASSEVFTGVQAIPERYEEAGIVLRLKDAFPFELKNVTRYERLGLFQLLPIFSERLRRRTVRLEEIERLRAYDVKHASSLCETLEWFLHYDGNVKQVASHLHVHPNTILYRMRRIEEEAGIRMESLPERSLLYLYLKADRYPL, encoded by the coding sequence ATGTTAGAAGCTTCATATCATTCCTTAGACGACTTAGCGGAAGCGATCGGTATTGCCTTGAATGCCCCGATTACGATTGAAGATCGCAATCACCGCCTTCTTGCGTATAGTACGCATACGGCGGATACAGACCCTGCCCGTGTCGCAACGATCATTGGTCGCCGGGTACCGGAATCGGTCATCGACCAACTCTGGAAAGATGAAGTCATCCAGAGCCTTGCTACACAAGATGATCCACTCATTATTTCTGCACGCACGGATGTCGGACTGAATGACCGTGTCGCCATTGCGATCAAGCAAGATTCAGAAATTCTCGGCTATATTTGGTCGATTGCCCGAAGCACGCCGTTTACTCCTTCGGAACTAGCGGACTTAAAGAAAGGAGCTCTACTTGCTCAACGTCAGTTACTGGCGATCGACATGCAGAAAAAACGGAAGGAAGAGCAGACGGAACAGTTTTTCTTCGAGTTATTACATGAAGAACTATCCGAGTCGGAAATCCTGAAGATGTTCTCTAAACTCCATGTCGCACCACCTGGCATCAGTCGTTTGACGGTCATTCGGTTTTCAGAGGCCATCACACCGCGTCTCGCCGATCGCCTGCGCTATTTATTGACGATTCAGCAGACAGTTCGTCCGTTACTTTACGCGTATGATGAAACAGATTTCATCTTGTGGATCAGCACAAACGACCGCGACGCAGAACAAGAGCGTCTGCAGTTCGACGCCTTCATCCAGTCGTTTCGACAATTGCTCGCGGAGCGGTTCGATTATACGGACTTCGTCGCAGCAAGTAGTGAAGTCTTCACCGGCGTCCAAGCGATTCCCGAGCGCTATGAAGAAGCGGGCATTGTCTTGCGTCTAAAAGACGCCTTCCCATTTGAGCTGAAGAACGTGACCCGTTACGAACGCCTCGGCTTATTCCAGCTCTTACCGATTTTCTCGGAGCGTCTGCGACGGCGGACGGTTCGCTTGGAAGAAATCGAACGGCTGCGTGCTTACGATGTGAAACATGCCTCCTCCTTATGTGAGACGCTAGAATGGTTCCTTCATTATGATGGAAACGTCAAACAAGTCGCTTCCCATCTCCATGTCCATCCGAATACGATCCTCTATCGGATGCGACGGATCGAGGAGGAAGCGGGCATTCGAATGGAATCTTTACCTGAACGCTCCTTACTTTATTTGTATCTAAAAGCAGACCGATATCCTTTGTGA
- the ald gene encoding alanine dehydrogenase has translation MIIGVLKEIKNNENRVALTPAGVAALHAQGHRVIIESMAGMGSGFTNEEYVKAGAEIIATAAEVWATAELALKVKEPIASEYQYFRPDLTLFTYLHLAAEPELTRALVDSNITAIAYETVEKNRTLPLLTPMSEVAGRMASQIGAQFLEKPHGGMGILLAGVPGVRRGKVTVIGGGVVGTNAAKLAVGLGADVTIIDVSPERLRQLDDIFGNSINTLISNPYTIAEAVAESDLVIGAVLIPGAKAPKLVTADMVKRMKPGAVIVDVAIDQGGIFETVDRISTHDDPTYEKFGVVHYAVANMPGAVPRTSTLALTNATLPYVLELANKGTHRALAENEALEKGLNVAQGFVTYEAVARDLGYTYKSVEDVLHLHA, from the coding sequence ATGATCATTGGAGTATTAAAGGAAATCAAAAACAACGAAAACCGTGTTGCATTAACACCTGCCGGGGTAGCAGCGTTACATGCACAAGGACATCGTGTCATCATTGAATCAATGGCAGGTATGGGGAGTGGCTTCACGAACGAAGAGTACGTTAAAGCAGGTGCTGAAATCATCGCGACTGCTGCTGAAGTCTGGGCAACAGCCGAACTCGCTCTAAAAGTTAAAGAGCCGATCGCTTCAGAGTACCAATACTTCCGTCCGGATCTGACATTGTTCACGTATCTTCACTTAGCGGCTGAGCCAGAACTGACACGTGCACTTGTTGATTCGAACATCACAGCAATCGCTTACGAGACGGTTGAAAAGAACCGCACGCTTCCATTGTTAACACCAATGAGTGAAGTCGCAGGACGTATGGCATCGCAAATCGGTGCACAGTTCTTGGAAAAACCACACGGTGGTATGGGCATCCTGCTTGCAGGTGTTCCTGGGGTTCGTCGTGGAAAAGTCACAGTCATCGGCGGCGGTGTCGTCGGAACGAATGCTGCGAAACTCGCGGTTGGTCTCGGTGCGGATGTCACGATCATCGATGTCAGCCCAGAACGCCTTCGTCAGCTCGATGATATCTTCGGTAACTCGATCAACACATTGATCTCAAACCCATACACGATTGCTGAAGCGGTCGCTGAGAGTGATCTCGTCATCGGTGCTGTCTTGATTCCAGGTGCAAAAGCACCGAAACTCGTCACTGCCGATATGGTCAAACGCATGAAGCCGGGCGCTGTCATCGTTGACGTTGCCATCGACCAAGGTGGTATCTTCGAGACGGTCGACCGTATCTCGACGCATGATGACCCAACATATGAAAAATTCGGTGTCGTTCATTACGCAGTCGCGAACATGCCAGGTGCTGTTCCACGCACGTCTACACTTGCATTGACGAACGCAACGCTCCCGTATGTCCTTGAACTCGCGAACAAAGGCACACACCGTGCGCTTGCTGAAAACGAGGCTCTCGAAAAAGGATTGAATGTCGCACAAGGATTCGTCACGTACGAAGCGGTCGCACGCGATCTCGGATACACGTACAAATCCGTTGAAGATGTGCTTCACCTACACGCATGA
- a CDS encoding tetratricopeptide repeat protein: MTQTITAHSHELQSHVAEVALLEALTSDTEESVRIAATERLRVLVPSHPLLNIATAHSLYFKNEHTQARRLIEETHQQLGEHVQGYILLGIISEEEGYMHEAEQFFLSAIARFPEEPAGHRFLAVHYNHRQFYGESAVHAFTYLKKVGASGIDTLMAIDSIQQLDGHSIDMLEALYALIIGVPHLDKTAVFHATASVNQSIQYEMLHATLREDSDETLYAKLDECLSNMLEHGLYAAVYDDSEEKIYRHVFRDMCRDMTIRHAGWRAYPDYIRLRFLYFKQLLLRD; this comes from the coding sequence ATGACACAAACCATAACCGCCCATTCTCATGAACTTCAGAGCCACGTCGCTGAAGTCGCGTTACTCGAAGCACTGACATCCGATACAGAAGAGAGCGTACGTATTGCCGCAACCGAGCGCTTACGTGTTCTTGTCCCATCTCATCCATTGCTCAACATTGCTACAGCCCATTCCCTTTATTTCAAGAACGAACACACTCAAGCGCGCCGGCTGATCGAAGAGACACATCAGCAACTCGGCGAACATGTGCAAGGATATATACTCCTCGGTATCATCAGTGAAGAGGAAGGGTATATGCACGAAGCAGAACAGTTTTTCCTTTCGGCCATCGCACGGTTCCCTGAAGAGCCGGCAGGACATCGTTTCCTTGCCGTCCATTACAATCATCGTCAATTTTATGGGGAATCAGCCGTTCATGCGTTTACATATTTAAAGAAGGTTGGCGCATCTGGAATCGATACACTGATGGCCATTGATTCCATCCAACAATTAGACGGTCATTCGATCGACATGTTGGAAGCACTCTATGCGTTAATCATCGGCGTACCTCATCTCGACAAAACCGCCGTCTTTCATGCGACAGCTTCTGTCAATCAAAGCATTCAATATGAGATGCTGCATGCTACATTGCGCGAAGACAGCGACGAGACCCTCTACGCCAAGCTCGACGAATGCCTTTCTAACATGCTCGAGCACGGCTTGTACGCAGCTGTTTACGACGATTCCGAAGAAAAGATCTATCGCCATGTTTTTCGGGACATGTGTCGGGATATGACCATTCGTCATGCAGGTTGGCGCGCGTACCCAGACTATATTCGACTACGTTTTCTCTATTTCAAACAATTGTTGCTACGCGACTGA
- a CDS encoding diacylglycerol/polyprenol kinase family protein: MEWIAALGTIGIVGLVLVILEVIGRRFGFSPETVRKWIHIAVGHWVFLALLWLDHWYVAIVPLLFFAVVNLVTLRKGIGQMHDVDRPSYGTVYYPLALAGLVLFFFERQPMALVAGSMVLAWGDGLAALVGKRYGKTFYVRGETKRSFEGSIALFLASFLVLTVTFLFYGQPVWLAVSYGFLLANIAALIEAISYRDLDNLILPWTIAALVAFAF, translated from the coding sequence ATGGAATGGATAGCTGCTCTTGGCACGATTGGAATCGTCGGGCTAGTTCTCGTCATCCTGGAAGTCATTGGACGCCGTTTCGGCTTTTCTCCCGAGACGGTTCGGAAATGGATTCATATTGCTGTCGGTCACTGGGTATTTCTTGCGCTGCTCTGGCTGGATCACTGGTACGTGGCGATCGTACCGTTGTTATTCTTTGCTGTCGTGAATCTAGTGACACTACGAAAAGGAATCGGCCAGATGCACGACGTCGATCGTCCTTCTTACGGAACGGTCTATTATCCACTCGCTCTAGCGGGACTCGTCCTATTCTTCTTCGAACGACAGCCAATGGCGCTCGTTGCGGGAAGCATGGTGCTTGCTTGGGGCGACGGTCTCGCTGCTCTCGTCGGAAAACGCTATGGGAAGACGTTTTACGTCCGTGGTGAGACGAAACGATCCTTTGAAGGAAGTATCGCCCTGTTTTTGGCGTCATTCCTCGTTTTGACCGTGACGTTCTTATTTTATGGACAACCGGTTTGGCTCGCTGTCAGTTATGGCTTCTTGCTTGCGAACATCGCAGCCTTGATCGAAGCCATCTCATATCGCGATCTCGACAATTTGATCTTGCCTTGGACGATCGCGGCACTCGTTGCGTTTGCTTTTTAA
- a CDS encoding DUF1836 domain-containing protein, whose protein sequence is MYDAQAVQTLSSCLQRLNEGKGIEPLVATEGIELPKVINRLKQFDPLKNGLSINEIVHLANALIGEHMSATTIQNWTKREVRDIIGVPHRGKKYSINQASIIYLLDDLKHLFSLEETRELLTIVFKNPNIDEDDLISPLNFYLVYTQHAETSGPIELTEKRLRRSLERINAYRPETVHVLQLCLYARRVSHLTHEAKQRLHHVLQTT, encoded by the coding sequence ATGTATGATGCTCAAGCAGTCCAAACATTATCAAGTTGTCTGCAACGCTTGAACGAAGGAAAAGGAATCGAACCCCTCGTCGCAACGGAAGGCATAGAATTGCCGAAGGTCATCAATCGCTTGAAACAATTCGATCCCTTAAAAAATGGTCTATCCATCAATGAAATCGTTCATTTGGCAAATGCCCTGATCGGCGAACATATGTCAGCGACGACGATCCAGAACTGGACGAAACGTGAAGTCCGGGACATCATCGGCGTACCGCATCGCGGAAAGAAGTACTCGATCAATCAGGCTTCGATCATCTATCTACTGGATGATTTAAAACACCTCTTCTCGTTAGAAGAAACACGGGAACTGCTGACGATCGTCTTCAAGAATCCGAATATTGATGAGGATGATTTAATCAGTCCGCTTAATTTTTATCTCGTCTATACGCAACACGCAGAAACAAGTGGTCCGATCGAATTAACGGAGAAGCGTCTCAGACGCTCGCTCGAGCGTATTAACGCTTACCGCCCTGAAACTGTCCACGTTCTCCAACTGTGTCTCTATGCCCGTCGTGTATCGCATTTGACGCACGAAGCGAAACAACGTCTCCATCATGTTCTGCAAACGACATGA
- a CDS encoding restriction endonuclease — translation MSILTPSLEKRLDRMEGREFEEWLADLFETAGYRVELTPASRDFGADLLIEDERGYKIAIQAKRYSAAVGLEAVQQVAASVPFYGMDEGWVVTNSTFTEAAYQLAEPNQVRLIDREELLAFAKEMNLH, via the coding sequence TTGTCCATTTTAACGCCGTCGCTTGAAAAACGACTCGATCGAATGGAAGGACGAGAATTTGAAGAATGGCTTGCCGATTTATTTGAAACAGCAGGATATCGGGTCGAGTTGACACCTGCTTCACGCGACTTCGGAGCAGATTTGTTGATAGAGGATGAACGAGGGTATAAGATTGCCATCCAGGCAAAGCGATATAGTGCGGCTGTAGGGCTCGAAGCGGTTCAACAGGTCGCTGCCTCGGTTCCATTCTACGGGATGGACGAGGGGTGGGTCGTTACGAATTCGACCTTTACGGAAGCTGCGTATCAGCTAGCGGAACCAAATCAGGTTCGCCTCATTGATCGGGAAGAATTGCTCGCATTTGCAAAGGAGATGAACCTGCATTGA